One segment of Castanea sativa cultivar Marrone di Chiusa Pesio chromosome 3, ASM4071231v1 DNA contains the following:
- the LOC142626944 gene encoding uncharacterized protein LOC142626944: protein MMMSLCMQCVLDLVVAGFSLMIGLGIFAFIASILCSAAFFHNAKEVF from the coding sequence ATGATGATGAGTCTATGTATGCAGTGTGTACTAGACTTAGTGGTAGCAGGTTTCTCTTTGATGATTGGTCTCGGAATTTTTGCCTTTATTGCCTCCATTCTTTGCTCTGCTGCTTTCTTCCACAACGCCAAGGAAGTCTTTTAA
- the LOC142628096 gene encoding non-functional NADPH-dependent codeinone reductase 2-like has product MTTALNSVTNKIPKMELSSSSGPVSMPVIGFGTAADNNDGATLISAVLESIKLGYRHFDTASAYGSEQALGEAIAEALRLGLIASRDDLFITSKLWPSEAHAHLVLPSLQKSLRTLQLEYLDLYLIHWPITVTPGKREFPFDKQDLMPMDFKSVWAAMEVCQRLGLTKSIGVSNFSCKKLENLLSFATIPPSVNQVEMNPVWQQKKLTEFCKANGIIVTAFSPLGAKGSSWGTNDVMDNEVLKEIAKTHGKTVAQVCLRWVYEQGAVPIVKSYNKERLKENLQIFDWELSEDDYDKIGQIKQHRMMPKEELVSAHGPYKSVEELWDGEL; this is encoded by the exons ATGACTACTGCGCTAAATTCAGTCACTAATAAAATCCCAAAAATGGAGCTGAGCTCCTCCTCCGGCCCGGTTTCCATGCCCGTGATTGGGTTCGGCACGGCAGCTGACAACAACGACGGTGCCACCTTGATATCAGCTGTGCTGGAGTCAATCAAGCTTGGTTACAGACACTTCGATACTGCTTCAGCATATGGGTCGGAACAGGCTTTAGGAGAAGCTATTGCTGAAGCACTTAGACTTGGTCTTATTGCCTCTCGGGATGACCTCTTCATAACTTCCAAGCTTTGGCCTAGTGAAGCTCATGCTCATCTTGTTCTTCCTTCCTTACAGAAATCACTTCG GACTCTTCAGCTGGAATACCTAGACCTCTACCTGATCCACTGGCCCATCACTGTTACTCCTGGAAAGAGGGAATTCCCTTTTGATAAACAGGACCTTATGCCCATGGACTTCAAGTCTGTGTGGGCAGCCATGGAAGTTTGCCAGAGACTTGGCCTTACCAAGTCCATTGGAGTCAGCAACTTCTCTTGTAAGAAGCTTGAAAACTTGCTCTCCTTTGCTACTATCCCACCTTCAGTGAATCAA GTGGAGATGAACCCAGTTTGGCAACAGAAGAAGCTGACAGAGTTTTGCAAGGCAAATGGTATCATTGTCACTGCTTTCTCCCCTTTGGGAGCAAAAGGGAGTAGTTGGGGCACCAATGATGTTATGGACAATGAAGTGCTCAAAGAGATTGCGAAAACTCACGGAAAGACTGTTGCTCAG GTTTGTCTCAGATGGGTTTATGAACAAGGGGCGGTTCCTATAGTCAAGAGCTACAACAAGGAGAGGTTGAAGGAGAACCTGCAGATATTTGATTGGGAACTATCAGAGGATGACTATGACAAGATTGGTCAAATCAAGCAGCACCGAATGATGCCTAAAGAGGAGCTTGTTTCCGCTCATGGACCATACAAGTCCGTTGAAGAGCTGTGGGATGGAGAGCTTTAA
- the LOC142628844 gene encoding uncharacterized protein LOC142628844: MTHLAKFYPSDFSETDVLALDNQLQTYIVDMCSNDEFLELKGIGVLARKMVETNKDVIYPLVYLLVKLVLTLPVATAIVEISFLAMKYIKNELRNQMGDQ; encoded by the coding sequence atgacccaTCTTGCAAAGTTCTATCCATCTGATTTTTCTGAGACAGATGTATTGGCACTTGATAATCAGCTTCAGACTTACATTGTTGATATGTGCTCCAATGACGAGTTTTTAGAGCTTAAAGGAATTGGGGTCCTTGCTAGAAAGATGGTGGAGACAAATAAGGATGTTATATATCCACTGGTATATTTGCTTGTGAAGTTAGTTTTGACCCTTCCTGTTGCGACTGCAATAGTGGAAATAAGTTTTTTAGCAATGaaatatatcaagaatgaactgCGCAATCAAATGGGGGATCAATGA